tggctcaggagTGGGGAAAGCCCTATGACAGCATGTAAAGATGATGACAGCACGTAAAGACGAATCATCCTCCTCTTAGCACTTGACTGTACGCAGCCACGTGCCAGAGGCCCCATGTGCCAAAGTTCAGTGACTGCAGCAAATTGAGCCAGAGAAGTGCCGAGAGGGAGCTgacctgcctgcagccagggcagccaaAAGGAGCTTCAGGAAGATAGCAGCTTCTGCTCACCTGCTGCTCTTGGTGCATTCTGCCAGCACAGGACATCTCTTGCATAGGTCAGTCACGTAGAGTATCTGTTATACACGAATATGGGGAtaactgttgcctttttttttttctttttttttttttttttaatctgacagtTTGCATCGAAGTCCCTTTGGCTGAGAGTGCATTTCTCAAGTACCTCACTAACCAGCACAGAGTTTGTAGAACAATTTCTACATGAGTCCAGATTATGCTGGTTTCCTGCTTGCTGTAGGCAGATGTTTGCGTGGCGCTGATACGACCAAAACTGGTGTTGGCAGAACACCATACAGTCATTACATTTGTCCAAGTAAGAACCTAAATTTATACCAGTTACCTACTTTTAAGTGCTTGCATGcaacaacccagaaaaaaaacaccaagaaaGCTTCATGCtgtctttgtttttctcatttaaatagaCTACAATAAATATTCTGGCATTTGTTTATGAACCCAGTCCCAGTTTGCTTCTCACTAGCTGTAGTAAGTCACAGTTCTGCTTTAGAGATGGCTCTATTACCAGACTTGTTAAACTTTGGTAAAACTCACAAGCAAGACGATGGTTATTTAACATAACAGAAGCACATTGCCTCTTTCTGCAGGCTAGAAAAGAAATTCAAGTTCAGCAGCAGAGTACTGTGAGGCAAAGCAGTCAATAATTTATTCTCATTGCCTAGAGCAGCAAACAACAGGGAGACACAACTATTGCTACAAACTTGCAGTACATGCAACTTCTTTCACCTCAGGCTTGTAAAGTGCCATTTCAAGGCCATCCAGGAAAGATCTCTCTATAGTTAGAAAGCCATCATGATGGCCTCACTCAGAAGGACCATCTTGGCTCCTAGAGTGTAGGCTTTCATGCTCTAGCAGCCAAAAACCACATCCAGGAGCTCCTTAATCCAGCCCTACCTTCTGAGCACAAGAGCAGAGCTTGTAAGAACAAAACAGGTCACATTAAAAAATAACGTTTAAACTCAAAAGCTATCAAAAACACAGGCAGTCTGACAGCTACCCCAGTCTACTTTCACACTAAAATATTCATATCATTCAAAATATTCGTAGCATTTCAGTATGAAGACCAAAGCCCTCAGTAGTGCCCTCTAAAATTGCCTTTGCATATTAACAATTCAAGGGGCTGGAAGCCAGGGAGTATACTAGGTAATAGGACGAGGTAAAAACTACTGAGGCAAAAAGTAACTACTGTGCCCTTCTCATTCCTGTGCTTTGGATAACTCTAAGCACAGGTCAGTTCTGCCTTTCCATAAAGCCAAACCCACAGCTACTGCAAGCTGAAATCTAACACGAAGATACCGACGCTCCCCTACCAACTTAAAAATTGAGGTGATATTTCAGGGCCCTCGGATCAGGCAGGCTCCCTGCCATTTTGCTGCACGCTGAGCTTTGCCTAGCCGTGCCCAGGAGAagccagccctgcctctcccAGCCCTGTCAATACCAACCCTCCAACCACCAGCGCTGCTTCGCGAAGGAGCGCCCTGCTGCGCTCTGCTCTCCGGCAGGGCTGAGCTTCAGGCCTGGGTAAGTGTCCAGCACTCCAGTTTCATGACTCACTGCAACGTGCACCAAGAAACACCTTGCTTGGCAGACCACTATTCAAAAATTTAAAGATGAAAGAATATTTACTTGAAATTTATATTTGTAGTAATATTacaaagcttcagaaaaaaaaaacacattaagatTATACTTTCCATCTCAGCATCTTATCTAGCTTTCTCTGCTTAAGCTAGAGGAAGTTGCTGTTAACTTTAAACAGCTTTTTCTCTGGATATGGTTATTACCACCTTCTTCCTCCCATGCCCTGAAAAGCATGTAGAGTACTATAGGCAACCTTTAGACAAGGGTTAAAACCCAGTGTTCCCTGCAGCTGCTTCCTTACTTTGCTGCCATTTTTTCTTCCAAACGGATTCCAATAGAGCACACAGGTCATTCAGAAGTGTCCTCTCTCTTTCAGCAGCCTGAGCACAACAGCAAGCAGAGCTTTATATACAGCGTTCACCAGGAACGCAACTGCCCTGAGCCACAGGCCTCAGCTGCATGGAGGTGACCACAGATTTCCTTCCagctctccctctcccttgcACTGTGTATTGCAACAATATACAGTGATTACAATCACTTTTGGCAAACACTAAGCTACATAAAAGCCCATTTTCAATATGCTGTAAAGACAAGGCATTTATGGTTCTTGCTATGTAAGATTTGTAATCCATATCCGAATCAAGCAGGAACCACCCAAATGCAGGAACTACATCCAAAACAATGTTTCTAATCCCTTCCTTGGCTGatattctctttttttataatttttatcaGAACAACAGGCTGAGCAGGAATAGAGTGTAAGAATTGCCTAGTTTTACACATCACATACAGAGTGATCACAACAGTTGCAATTTGGACTGCTAAAATCAAACTATGAAGACACAAGAAGAACTGACAATAGGCAACTCTAGTATTAAAATATGGCTCAGCACTCATGCGGGCTGGCAACTCCTCCCACCAGGCAAAAGTAGTTAAATCTGTTCCTCTTACACTGTTGGTTTCTACTGTGATGCTGGGAGAAGTTCGGGTTGGAACATCTGAGAAATGAGACTGTCCAACACCCTGAACATGTGAATAAGTAAAACCTAGAGTTGCAAGAGGCATCGATGTGGGTGCATTAGCATCTGTGCTGGGCACCGCTGTTATGGTGGTTGCCAAAGTTGATTTCAGCTGTTCTGTCACCAGGGAGGTTGAAATTTGGGAATGAGATGAGCTCCTGAGTGTCTGGTATATAGTGGCTGTGGCTGGCAGGCAGTTCACATGATGATCTGTTAGAGCCACAAGAGAAATATTCTTCAGTACCAGTGGGCTGTCACACATTAGGGACTGTGGTTTTCTTACTATATCAATGTTCTTTTGGAGCCATTCCTGGAAGCCAAGAATTTGGCAATCACATTTCCAAGGGTTGTTGTCAAGGAAGACTTCTTGCAGCTCAGGTAAAGCAGTAAAAAATTCTCCAGGAAGAGACTGCAGCTTAGTACCATTGAGGTAAACTTTCTGAAGGTGCTTGAGATTATGAAAGAGGTTACTAGGAAGAAACTCAAGCCTTGAAtcaaaaatggaaatattctgCAGCTTCTGAAGGCTCAGGAAGATGCCCTCTGGCAGACTGGAAATATTACTTGCATGCAGAGACAGGCCCCGCAGTTCGTTCAGACCACTGAATACATTCTTAGGAAGAACACTAAGTTCTGGATTGAAACTCAGCACAAGAAGCTCTAAATTTGTCAAGTTACTGAACACAAAATCTGGCAGAGTTGAGAGCTTTGTGTGATACAACCACAGGCTACCAAGATTCCTCATTTCTCCAAACAACACTTCTGGAAGAGACTTCAGTGGATTCCTGTACAAGGTCAATTTAGACAAGTTAGGCAAGTGCAGAAAAAGCCCAGGAGGCAAAAGCCCAAGCTTGTTTCTGGAGAGCGTTAGGATTCTTAGTTTACGAAGACAGTGAAATGCATCAGGGGCAATGGACTGGATGTTATTGGAGTGCAGGAAGAGCTCTAGCAGCTCCTTCAGGCTATCAAACAAACCAGACTCTATTGAAGAGAGCTGGTTAAAATACAGCATCAGCTTCTGAAGTCTGGTCAATGAACTAAATATAGTTCTAGGCAGTGCTGCCAAAGAGTTCCTCGACAAGTTCAGTATTTTGAGTTTGGCAAGTTTCTTTAGTGCGCCGCTAGGAAGCGCTGTTAGTTGGTTTTTGTTCAAAAAAAGCTCCTCCAAACTGACTAGTCTGTCAAACAGATTCTCTTCTATGCGTTTCAACCTGTTACTTTCAATGATCAATTGCCGAAGGCATTCCATGTCATCAAACACTTCTGCAGGAAGCTCAACCAGGTTGTTATCTAGCAGTGTGAGGACTTTTAGCCTACTCAAGCCTTTAAAAGCCACTGGTGAAATCAAAGAGATATTGTTTGAAGTTAAGATGAGATGCTGTAGCTCCAACATCCTAGAAAAAACATCCTGCAAGTAGGTTACATCTGTGTTCGTTATGTGAATTTCTGTCACGTTGCAAGGCAGATTTAATGATTCCAGGTCTTTTATATGGGGACCAGAGCAACGTATTCCATTTTTCAAAGAGCAGTCGCATTTCTCAGGACAAACAGATGCATCCAACTGGAGGAAAAGCTTGATCACCACTGACAAGAGAAACACCAACATCCTTGTCGAAACACCAGAAATATTAGCTGTTACAAGAGATAAGAGAGTCAGGGGTTGATTACAGGTATTTAATAACTTAGCAGCAGCAGACAAAATTTTGTGAAAGTATCAAAGAAATCGTAAATACGTAAGAAATTGTCTGGCTTGAAAGCCAACTTCAAAATCTCTTACTATTGAATGCAAGTATTTCTGAGGTTCTCAGCTTACATTGAGAAGTATAGATAAGGCTCTTTTATAATTCAAGTACTACTTGTTATATATTTGTACTAGTCAACTATACCAAAAGCATATACAAGCCACAAGACTGCTCCTAAATAGTCATAAGgcatatatttatttgaaaataaaaacattatgccacaatatttctttttattgtggCTTATCTAAAATTTACAAGTTTAAACATACAGAGTTTTACAGCATTGTTCTTATTGTTTTGATAGAAGCTACAGCACAGGGAAAAAGCTTAACTGATAAGGGATAAAAGAAGTAACATGCAAAAATTGATAATGAGGTAGAAAAGAGTGTCCTACAACTCCTGTAGTATTTTAAGTGGCCACATACAAAAGGGCACAGTTCTGTTAAACCATTTCTCAGCACTCGCAAGCGACCACTTCTTGGAACAGCTCAAGAACACACAAGAAGAAACAGGCTATTTTTGATGTAGCCTGAAATAACACAAGAGCTAATTCAGCAAAGGACAGTAGTGAGCCTCTGATAACAAACAACTGTCTCGTTTCAACAGCTCAACACAACACTAAAGTGTCAGAGCTATTAAAAATACTATGAAATTAAATGAGAGGAATAAAATGCTGTAATGTTAGCTAGAAAGCTGTACCAATAAAGGACATTAAATCCTTAGATCTGCAAAAAATGTACCACTCAGTCCAAAAGTTGCATATACACTGAAACAAAAAAGGAACAGGAAAGCAACCATTAAACTATTGTAGCTATAAGGCCAACACTTAAAAGACCATGTCAAACAGAAATCTTTCCACAGTTTAGGAATCTGTCCTTAGTGAAATCAAAAAGTCCAAGTATATCAGAAACTAGAACCCTGAAAGTCAAGGAACTGGCTGATCAGTAGGAGAAGCAGCAACCTGGACTGGTGTAGACATAACTGGAATACTTAAAACTGCCTGTTTCAGTCTTCAGTACTGAGAAtattgggggagagggagaactTCATCCCAACATACCTTTTTCCAGTAGCAAGGATGAAATTCTCCCAGACCaacatgacagagaaataggtACAAAACTGATCATTTAAAAAGGACCAAGTCAGGCTCAGGTAGGACAGCTGAATTTCTCAAACGCCTGAACTGCTGACAAGAGCATACCACCACAGATCAAAAACAGCTGCAGTGCCAAAAAAGCAGAAGCCAGTATTACGTTAAACAAacgaacaaaaccaaaaacaaacaaaaaatccacacACAACTCTAGGTTAGGCTCAGAGAACTGAAAACTGGTAAAATCAGCATCCCTTCCTAGGTAATTAAAGGACTAGTAGTTACAAGTGGCAACACAGATGCTCTCAAGTAAGCTCTCACTGGGCCTTTGAATTCCAGAATTGGGCTTAGAATTCTTTGAATGAGACAGTAagtcaacaacagcaacaaccacCACCTTGAGACTTCACACTCCCAAAGGGCTTTTCCATGTTATACAAGAATCCACCAGAGAATCCAGGAATTCACAGATGACATgaaagtatcacagaatcacaaaccAAGAAAACATGAGCTATTCCTGTGTAGCTCTGGAGGTCCCAACCTTGGCTTGTTCAGGTATCCCAGTAGCAACAGCAACTACAGTACCAGATCTGGGCTAGCCCACAAACAGGCAGTGACAAGCATTTATCTGCTTTTCCACCCCTCTGTTTCACACTATGCAAACTGACACCTTAGAAGCTTATCTGCTTTTTAGAGGAACTTATTAGGAACACAGCAGGCAATCAGGCTTCACCATGATTCTGCACTttaaatgggaagaaaaacagcaaaacgcATCCTCTAGATAACACTACTTTACTCATATTTGCATAACTACTTTCAAAGGCCAGAGAATATGTTAAGCTTCATAGCAGATTTTGCCTACTTTTTAGTTATGGAATCAACCGGTTTCCATAGGTTGTATGCAACGCTATCAACAGTAGAATTTGAAACCACtcacaaaacaggagaaaaattcaAGTCATTCATGCAATGGCACAAGCCACACTTGTAGCTTCTGACAGCGGCACTGGAGTATGTGCACCAACCAGCCCAATGCAAATCTGGTTGGTTAGAACCAGAGACTTGTGTCTTTCAGTACAAATTAGGATTGGAAAGAAGTTTCAAATTTGTTGTTAGACACTCAGTTATACAGCGGTCTGATACACAGAGGCATTAGATTTTGTAGGAATGGATGCATCAATTTTAAACACTTGAGTGATATGTACCTTCTCAAGGCTGCTCTGACACTTCCTTTCATGCAGGATTAGAGTCAAAGCAACCTGATGAACGGTTTTCTACTTAATGCTTTGGCTAAGGAATCCAGACTTGACCCATTTGGCTTCCTGTTCTCCCTCCAAGTCAGAAGGtcctgaagaaagaaaaactttatCGAAACATTAGCTTGAAATTTCAAGAGTCCACGTTTTTGTAATGAAGTTGTTTGTTTACCAGGCATTTCAAATACCTTGTCTTCAAGTTTAAAACAATGTGCTctgacaaaaaatatttaaaaagaggcTGAGCTGCAAGATGGAAAAGCTGTCTTTATTTCTGTGTGATTTTTCTAAAGATGACTGGGACATCGGTAACGCTCACAATCAGGAGCATTCCCTCAGGAGAGTTATTTCAAGACTGCTTCCCACGCATCAGAGAAAAGGAATATCTGGAtaacaaaagctggaaaaaagtCTCTATTCAAGATAAAAGGTGTGGCTTTAAAATGGCTTTCATGAACCATCAGGCGAAAGTAAGGTCGCTATTACTCTATTCCAGAACAGCAGTGCTATACACGCATTGCAAACACACTCTGCATGCAGGCTTCTCTGCCTCCACCTTCAAAACAGGGACTGAACAAGATACCCATGACATCAGCCAGAATAAGTTTTTATTCTTCGACAAGCTTTGGATCAGATCTAACTGTATGAGGagtgattaaaaataatttcatgaaactaatgaaaagagttaaaatagaatctgttcattttaattttatttcaaagagcTTCAGTCACAAAAATGATTTACAAGACTATTTACAATTCTATTGTACAGTTATTTACGTATGCCTTTTGACAACGGGGTACCATTCTAGAGCAGCAATGCATGTTTTAAATACAAAGACGTATTATCATTTTGGATTTACAAATAAAAAGGAAGCTGAGCTTCTAGAGAGCACTGTAATGCCTTTTAATCTGTTAGGATTGAGGAATTCACAAAGTGAGTAGTTTCTGGTTCACATAATTATcaaacaagctgcagtttgttgaAAATAGCTGTAAAAACCTGAAGCTTTACCGTATAAAATCAACATATTCAAGACTCTA
The sequence above is a segment of the Apteryx mantelli isolate bAptMan1 chromosome 9, bAptMan1.hap1, whole genome shotgun sequence genome. Coding sequences within it:
- the GP5 gene encoding platelet glycoprotein V gives rise to the protein MLVFLLSVVIKLFLQLDASVCPEKCDCSLKNGIRCSGPHIKDLESLNLPCNVTEIHITNTDVTYLQDVFSRMLELQHLILTSNNISLISPVAFKGLSRLKVLTLLDNNLVELPAEVFDDMECLRQLIIESNRLKRIEENLFDRLVSLEELFLNKNQLTALPSGALKKLAKLKILNLSRNSLAALPRTIFSSLTRLQKLMLYFNQLSSIESGLFDSLKELLELFLHSNNIQSIAPDAFHCLRKLRILTLSRNKLGLLPPGLFLHLPNLSKLTLYRNPLKSLPEVLFGEMRNLGSLWLYHTKLSTLPDFVFSNLTNLELLVLSFNPELSVLPKNVFSGLNELRGLSLHASNISSLPEGIFLSLQKLQNISIFDSRLEFLPSNLFHNLKHLQKVYLNGTKLQSLPGEFFTALPELQEVFLDNNPWKCDCQILGFQEWLQKNIDIVRKPQSLMCDSPLVLKNISLVALTDHHVNCLPATATIYQTLRSSSHSQISTSLVTEQLKSTLATTITAVPSTDANAPTSMPLATLGFTYSHVQGVGQSHFSDVPTRTSPSITVETNSVRGTDLTTFAWWEELPARMSAEPYFNTRVAYCQFFLCLHSLILAVQIATVVITLYVMCKTRQFLHSIPAQPVVLIKIIKKENISQGRD